The following proteins are co-located in the Macadamia integrifolia cultivar HAES 741 chromosome 3, SCU_Mint_v3, whole genome shotgun sequence genome:
- the LOC122073104 gene encoding leucine-rich repeat protein 1-like, with translation MALRFLPSLLSFLLAVLVSPALSTNSEGNALHALRARLSDPTNVLQSWDPTLVNPCTWFHVTCDSDNHVIRLDLGNSNISGTLGPELGDLQHLQYLELYMNNIEGKIPEGLGNLKNLVSMDLYNNKFEGEIPKSFAKLKSLRFLRFNNNKLTGSIPRELTTLSNLKVFDVSNNDICGTIPIDGPFGSFPIESFENNPRLNGPELQGLVSYDFGC, from the exons ATGGCTCTTCGTTTCCTTCCTTCCTTACTTTCCTTCCTCCTCGCTGTTCTAGTTTCTCCAGCTCTCTCCACGAACTCTGAAG GAAATGCTCTCCATGCTTTGAGAGCCAGACTTTCCGATCCCACCAATGTTTTGCAGAGCTGGGACCCTACCCTTGTCAATCCATGTACCTGGTTTCATGTCACATGTGACTCCGACAACCATGTCATCCGACT GGATCTTGGAAATTCTAATATTTCTGGTACTTTGGGGCCGGAGCTCGGCGATCTTCAGCATCTACAATACTT GGAGCTTTATATGAATAATATCGAAGGGAAAATTCCTGAGGGGCTGGGTAATTTGAAGAACCTTGTTAGCATGGATTTGTACAACAATAAGTTCGAAGGAGAGATTCCCAAGTCTTTTGCTAAGTTGAAGTCACTTAGATTCCT TCGTTTTAACAACAACAAGCTGACAGGATCAATTCCAAGAGAGCTTACTACCCTTTCCAACCTAAAAGTCTT TGATGTTTCTAACAATGATATCTGCGGAACTATTCCAATTGATGGCCCTTTTGGGAGTTTCCCTATAGAAAG TTTTGAAAACAACCCCCGACTCAATGGACCGGAGCTGCAAGGACTGGTTTCTTACGATTTTGGGTGCTGA
- the LOC122074537 gene encoding uncharacterized protein At2g23090 — protein sequence MGGGNGQKAKMAREKNMEKAKAAKGSQLESNKKAMSIQCKVCMQTFICTTSEVKCREHAEAKHPKSDVYACFPHLKK from the exons ATGGGGGGAGGCAACGGGCAGAAAGCCAAGATGGCTAGAGAGAAGAACATGGAGAAGGCGAAGGCCGCCAAgg GTAGCCAACTGGAATCCAACAAAAAAGCGATGTCGATCCAG TGCAAGGTATGCATGCAGACTTTCATCTGCACCACATCGGAGGTGAAGTGCAGGGAGCATGCAGAAGCGAAGCATCCCAAATCTGATGTCTACGCATGCTTCCCACATCTCAAGAAATGA
- the LOC122074743 gene encoding uncharacterized protein LOC122074743 isoform X2 produces the protein MWRSLQRQPRSLERVSKDVGHSTLNAVNKSTAQIKKPSHRKNSPLNWFPRKKTDSYLERKIKLLQEVDGMNSTLDETLGDSNPHYSRVLREKIAAREAAQKAVEARTAALVEASWCRILRAARIESKEAEVLLLKAEKNVAEAFEVATAMGVIMYDRQDCPRKQCEIDTSTHTVTASLETAFEVDKEVAAAVKTAFIRLAHCRSSLNKDEFKDLLRKISQNPDTNETNQELPDCESDTGSEPESESNEDALSSQGLNCKIPDALRDRKSKNQQLPQNINMEKLIDVMFERLKCLKEDELASLATIVATCGLNAVLIEVENSKQTMEYFMDGQMRRKQLGSELPSLDKFLVKHMSRLEREVQEAKNTKTAEPKEALESNPVESEDRLDNLISNVTSSEAVPDLGSILVRHSSKLKKEIEEAKNKSRKASEEEYKGLIHQRKKDVPDVPSLDKFLVKHVSKLEREVQEARKARTNHLMEERKLGKENMDTNNEVDGKLAIANSTEYSEQEKMETAESSLPEYNVSKETKGLDSILVKRVHRLEREKMQALTSGIDYRTQKKQGRTNVVDCESLDKILVKHVPRLEREKMELGTKEEDVKGKRRYPNIEKSDGGLDQILVKHQSRLEKEKLAAAQQSGGDQGSHFESLREARKRDLHEAWGGLSLGNSMRPYLSRLERDKAAWRKAEEEEQIQARGEQ, from the exons ATGTGGAGGAGTCTGCAACGACAACCTCGAAGCTTGGAAAG AGTGTCAAAAGATGTTGGCCATTCAACTCTAAATGCTGTCAACAAATCTACAGCACAAATTAAGAAGCCTTCACACCGTAAAAATTCTCCTCTCAACTGGTTCCCTCGGAAAAAGACAGATTCTTActtagagaggaaaataaagcTTCTGCAG GAAGTAGATGGCATGAATTCAACTCTTGATGAAACTCTGGGTGATTCAAATCCTCACTATTCAAGAGTTCTGAGAGAAAAAATAGCAGCCAGAGAAGCTGCACAGAAGGCTGTGGAGGCTCGTACAGCTGCATTGGTGGAAGCTTCTTGGTGCAGAATACTTCGAGCTGCCAG GATTGAAAGTAAAGAAGCAGAAGTCCTCTTGCTGAAAGCAGAGAAGAATGTAGCTGAAGCTTTTGAGGTAGCAACAGCAATGGGAGTGATCATGTATGACAGACAAGATTGCCCTCGAAAGCAATGTGAAATAGATACATCTACCCATACAGTTACAGCATCTCTTGAAACTGCATTTGAGGTAGATAAAGAAGTTGCAGCAGCAGTCAAGACTGCATTCATCCGGCTAGCCCATTGCCGTTCTTCCTTGAATAAGGATGAATTCAAGGATCTTCTCCGAAAGATCAGTCAGAATCCAGATACAAATGAAACCAATCAGGAGTTACCAGACTGTGAATCGGATACCGGATCTGAACCAGAATCTGAGTCTAATGAAGATGCTCTTAGTTCTCAGGGCTTAAATTGTAAGATACCAGATGCTTTGAGAGATAGAAAGAGCAAGAACCAGCAGCTGCCTCAAAATATCAATATGGAAAAACTTATTGATGTGATGTTTGAAAGGCTTAAGTGCTTGAAGGAAGATGAGCTTGCTTCTCTTGCAACTATAGTTGCGACTTGTGGATTGAATGCTGTACTGATCGAAGTGGAAAATAGCAAACAGACTATGGAATACTTCATGGATGGGCAGATGAGAAGGAAACAACTTGGTTCAGAACTCCCAAGTCTAGACAAGTTTTTGGTGAAGCACATGTCAAGACTTGAAAGAGAGGTACAAGAAGCAAAGAACACAAAAACAGCTGAGCCCAAGGAAGCATTAGAAAGCAACCCAGTGGAATCAGAGGACAGACTGGATAATCTGATCAGTAATGTAACTTCATCTGAAGCTGTCCCAGACTTGGGAAGTATTCTAGTTAGGCATTCTTCAAAGCTAAAAAAGGAGATTGAAGAGgcaaaaaataaatcaagaaaagCATCTGAAGAGGAGTACAAGGGACTGATCcatcaaaggaaaaaagatgtGCCAGATGTCCCAAGCTTAGATAAGTTCCTGGTAAAGCACGTCTCAAAGCTTGAAAGAGAGGTTCAAGAAGCCAGGAAGGCAAGAACTAATCACctgatggaagaaagaaaattggGTAAAGAAAATATGGATACGAACAATGAAGTTGATGGGAAGTTGGCCATAGCCAATTCCACAGAGTACTCAGAACaggaaaaaatggaaacagCTGAATCATCTTTGCCAGAATATAATGTGTCAAAAGAGACAAAAGGTCTTGACAGCATTTTGGTGAAGAGAGTCCACAGGTTGGAAAGGGAAAAGATGCAAGCATTAACATCAGGAATAGATTACAGGACCCaaaagaaacaaggaagaaccaatGTTGTAGATTGTGAAAGCTTGGATAAGATCCTTGTAAAGCATGTCCCTCgacttgagagagaaaaaatggaaCTAGGTACAAAGGAAGAAGATGTGAAAGGAAAGAGGAGATATCCAAATATTGAGAAAAGTGACGGTGGACTGGATCAAATCTTAGTGAAACACCAGTCAAGACTTGAAAAGGAGAAGTTGGCTGCTGCCCAGCAATCAGGAGGAGATCAGGGAAGTCATTTCGAATCTCTTCGAGAAGCTAGGAAGAGGGATTTGCATGAAGCATGGGGAGGTTTAAGCTTAGGGAATTCCATGCGTCCCTACTTATCGAGACTCGAACGTGACAAG GCTGCTTGGAGAAAAGCTGAAGAGGAGGAGCAGATACAAGCTAGGGGGGAACAATGA
- the LOC122074743 gene encoding uncharacterized protein LOC122074743 isoform X1, with translation MELGCMSLLGLDSGNQSNGAFIDPERKVENVEESATTTSKLGKSRVSKDVGHSTLNAVNKSTAQIKKPSHRKNSPLNWFPRKKTDSYLERKIKLLQEVDGMNSTLDETLGDSNPHYSRVLREKIAAREAAQKAVEARTAALVEASWCRILRAARIESKEAEVLLLKAEKNVAEAFEVATAMGVIMYDRQDCPRKQCEIDTSTHTVTASLETAFEVDKEVAAAVKTAFIRLAHCRSSLNKDEFKDLLRKISQNPDTNETNQELPDCESDTGSEPESESNEDALSSQGLNCKIPDALRDRKSKNQQLPQNINMEKLIDVMFERLKCLKEDELASLATIVATCGLNAVLIEVENSKQTMEYFMDGQMRRKQLGSELPSLDKFLVKHMSRLEREVQEAKNTKTAEPKEALESNPVESEDRLDNLISNVTSSEAVPDLGSILVRHSSKLKKEIEEAKNKSRKASEEEYKGLIHQRKKDVPDVPSLDKFLVKHVSKLEREVQEARKARTNHLMEERKLGKENMDTNNEVDGKLAIANSTEYSEQEKMETAESSLPEYNVSKETKGLDSILVKRVHRLEREKMQALTSGIDYRTQKKQGRTNVVDCESLDKILVKHVPRLEREKMELGTKEEDVKGKRRYPNIEKSDGGLDQILVKHQSRLEKEKLAAAQQSGGDQGSHFESLREARKRDLHEAWGGLSLGNSMRPYLSRLERDKAAWRKAEEEEQIQARGEQ, from the exons ATGGAATTAGGTTGTATGTCTCTGTTAGGCTTGGACTCGGGAAATCAAAGCAACGGAGCCTTTATTGATCCAGAGAGGAAGGTCGAAAATGTGGAGGAGTCTGCAACGACAACCTCGAAGCTTGGAAAG AGTAGAGTGTCAAAAGATGTTGGCCATTCAACTCTAAATGCTGTCAACAAATCTACAGCACAAATTAAGAAGCCTTCACACCGTAAAAATTCTCCTCTCAACTGGTTCCCTCGGAAAAAGACAGATTCTTActtagagaggaaaataaagcTTCTGCAG GAAGTAGATGGCATGAATTCAACTCTTGATGAAACTCTGGGTGATTCAAATCCTCACTATTCAAGAGTTCTGAGAGAAAAAATAGCAGCCAGAGAAGCTGCACAGAAGGCTGTGGAGGCTCGTACAGCTGCATTGGTGGAAGCTTCTTGGTGCAGAATACTTCGAGCTGCCAG GATTGAAAGTAAAGAAGCAGAAGTCCTCTTGCTGAAAGCAGAGAAGAATGTAGCTGAAGCTTTTGAGGTAGCAACAGCAATGGGAGTGATCATGTATGACAGACAAGATTGCCCTCGAAAGCAATGTGAAATAGATACATCTACCCATACAGTTACAGCATCTCTTGAAACTGCATTTGAGGTAGATAAAGAAGTTGCAGCAGCAGTCAAGACTGCATTCATCCGGCTAGCCCATTGCCGTTCTTCCTTGAATAAGGATGAATTCAAGGATCTTCTCCGAAAGATCAGTCAGAATCCAGATACAAATGAAACCAATCAGGAGTTACCAGACTGTGAATCGGATACCGGATCTGAACCAGAATCTGAGTCTAATGAAGATGCTCTTAGTTCTCAGGGCTTAAATTGTAAGATACCAGATGCTTTGAGAGATAGAAAGAGCAAGAACCAGCAGCTGCCTCAAAATATCAATATGGAAAAACTTATTGATGTGATGTTTGAAAGGCTTAAGTGCTTGAAGGAAGATGAGCTTGCTTCTCTTGCAACTATAGTTGCGACTTGTGGATTGAATGCTGTACTGATCGAAGTGGAAAATAGCAAACAGACTATGGAATACTTCATGGATGGGCAGATGAGAAGGAAACAACTTGGTTCAGAACTCCCAAGTCTAGACAAGTTTTTGGTGAAGCACATGTCAAGACTTGAAAGAGAGGTACAAGAAGCAAAGAACACAAAAACAGCTGAGCCCAAGGAAGCATTAGAAAGCAACCCAGTGGAATCAGAGGACAGACTGGATAATCTGATCAGTAATGTAACTTCATCTGAAGCTGTCCCAGACTTGGGAAGTATTCTAGTTAGGCATTCTTCAAAGCTAAAAAAGGAGATTGAAGAGgcaaaaaataaatcaagaaaagCATCTGAAGAGGAGTACAAGGGACTGATCcatcaaaggaaaaaagatgtGCCAGATGTCCCAAGCTTAGATAAGTTCCTGGTAAAGCACGTCTCAAAGCTTGAAAGAGAGGTTCAAGAAGCCAGGAAGGCAAGAACTAATCACctgatggaagaaagaaaattggGTAAAGAAAATATGGATACGAACAATGAAGTTGATGGGAAGTTGGCCATAGCCAATTCCACAGAGTACTCAGAACaggaaaaaatggaaacagCTGAATCATCTTTGCCAGAATATAATGTGTCAAAAGAGACAAAAGGTCTTGACAGCATTTTGGTGAAGAGAGTCCACAGGTTGGAAAGGGAAAAGATGCAAGCATTAACATCAGGAATAGATTACAGGACCCaaaagaaacaaggaagaaccaatGTTGTAGATTGTGAAAGCTTGGATAAGATCCTTGTAAAGCATGTCCCTCgacttgagagagaaaaaatggaaCTAGGTACAAAGGAAGAAGATGTGAAAGGAAAGAGGAGATATCCAAATATTGAGAAAAGTGACGGTGGACTGGATCAAATCTTAGTGAAACACCAGTCAAGACTTGAAAAGGAGAAGTTGGCTGCTGCCCAGCAATCAGGAGGAGATCAGGGAAGTCATTTCGAATCTCTTCGAGAAGCTAGGAAGAGGGATTTGCATGAAGCATGGGGAGGTTTAAGCTTAGGGAATTCCATGCGTCCCTACTTATCGAGACTCGAACGTGACAAG GCTGCTTGGAGAAAAGCTGAAGAGGAGGAGCAGATACAAGCTAGGGGGGAACAATGA
- the LOC122073590 gene encoding acyl-CoA-binding domain-containing protein 3-like — protein sequence MEFFLEICLTAILSLTFAFFLSKLLSMVDGDVDDQDSASGLQKNFDVGVVEEERVFEREMKNLRLESQERVEFVGEAVKVDEIQADLVEEKLEKVDEGCEPVEFREGDQIAVHEEGLEGVKASECFEDKFVEERPQKEEVKAGDGDLGEVEKGFTSNKDESTQDNLVQERPETGEVSEINSELAEDEQMPVENEDIGVFGCQSYKENKIEGREKSVLNDEKAGMSSDEDDWEGIERSDLENLFASAAAFAGSSDNTDRFSKVGSDVQMQLYALHKVAMEGPCHEPQPMALKVSARAKWNAWQQLGSMNPDVAMEQYISLLSDRVPGWMGENSGGGRDSVEAGISGTKAPDLSADVLHQHGLETERKAEEHQSSVEGVDAIGDPNLLNMDKL from the exons ATGGAGTTCTTCTTGGAAATCTGCTTAACTGCTATTCTTTCACTAACCTTTGCATTCTTCCTCTCCAAGCTTCTTTCAATGGTGGATGGTGATGTTGACGATCAGGACTCTGCGTCAGGATTACAGAAGAATTTTGATGTTGGAGTTGTTGAGGAGGAGCGAGTGTTTGAAAGAGAAATGAAGAATCTGAGATTGGAATCTCAAGAAAGAGTTGAATTTGTCGGTGAAGCTGTGAAGGTCGACGAAATTCAAGCTGATTTGGTTGAAGAAAAGTTGGAAAAGGTGGATGAAGGTTGCGAACCGGTTGAGTTTCGTGAGGGTGATCAGATTGCTGTACATGAGGAAGGTTTGGAAGGAGTCAAGGCTTCTGAGTGCTTTGAAGATAAGTTCGTCGAGGAGAGGCCTCAAAAGGAGGAAGTTAAAGCAGGTGATGGTGATTTAGGTGAGGTTGAGAAAGGATTTACCTCCAACAAGGATGAGAGCACGCAAGACAATTTGGTTCAAGAAAGGCCTGAGACCGGAGAGGTTTCTGAAATTAATAGCGAATTGGCAGAGGACGAACAGATGCCTGTGGAGAATGAAGATATTGGGGTTTTCGGGTGTCAAAGctataaggaaaataaaattgaggGAAGGGAGAAAAGTGTACTAAATGATGAAAAGGCAGGAATGTCTAGCGATGAGGATGACTGGGAGGGGATCGAACGAAGTGATCTGGAGAATCTTTTTGCTTCTGCTGCAGCTTTTGCTGGATCTTCGGATAACACTGATCGCTTCTCGAAGGTTGGCAGTGATGTGCAGATGCAGTTGTATGCACTCCACAAGGTCGCCATGGAAGGGCCTTGCCATGAACCTCAACCGATGGCATTGAAGGTCTCTGCCCGTGCAAAGTG GAATGCTTGGCAGCAGTTGGGGAGCATGAATCCGGACGTGGCCATGGAGCAATATATCTCCCTTCTTTCAGATAGGGTCCCAGGGTGGATGGGAGAAAATTCTGGA GGTGGCAGGGATTCTGTGGAAGCTGGAATATCCGGCACAAAAGCTCCTGATTTAAGCGCAGATGTACTTCATcaacatggtttggaaactgaAAG GAAAGCAGAAGAGCATCAATCTTCTGTTGAAGGAGTTGATGCCATTGGGGACCCAAACTTGTTGAACATG